From the genome of Candidozyma auris chromosome 2, complete sequence, one region includes:
- the THG1 gene encoding tRNA guanylyltransferase, translating to MANSRFEYVKQFERENFLLPETHIVIRVDGKGFHKFSAHYGFDKPNDIRALNVMNRAAQAIVAQFPDIQMAYGDSDEYSFLLRRTCELFERREMKLVSTFASFMSVYYVMEWNREFPEKPLVIERLPTFDARAVVYPNAQTVRDYFSWRQVDCHINNLYNTTFWKLIEKCGMTGQEAENYLSGTVSSDKNEILFSKCGINYNNEPEIFKKGTVIVREYKEENHVESPSERQKQRIAKARKKAQISVLHVDIIKGDFWSQRPWLLE from the coding sequence ATGGCTAACTCAAGATTCGAATACGTGAAGCAATTCGAAAGAGAGAACTTTCTTCTACCGGAAACCCACATCGTTATTCGTGTAGATGGCAAAGGGTTCCATAAGTTCAGCGCTCATTATGGTTTCGACAAACCTAATGATATCAGAGCTCTTAATGTCATGAACAGAGCCGCCCAAGCCATTGTGGCCCAGTTCCCCGATATCCAGATGGCATACGGTGATTCAGATGAGTATCTGTTCTTGCTTCGGCGCACTTGTGAGCTATTTGAGCGTAGAGAGATGAAGTTGGTCTCGACATTTGCTCTGTTTATGCTGGTATACTACGTAATGGAGTGGAATAGGGAATTCCCGGAGAAGCCCTTGGTGATAGAGAGGCTACCGACATTTGATGCTCGCGCCGTTGTTTATCCAAATGCACAGACTGTACGAGACTATTTTTCGTGGCGACAAGTTGACTGTCATATCAACAACTTGTACAATACGACTTTCTGGAAGTTGATCGAGAAGTGCGGAATGACGGGCCAGGAAGCCGAGAATTACTTGCTGGGCACCGTTTCTAGCGATAAGAACGAAATCCTTTTCTCGAAATGTGGGATCAATTACAACAACGAGCCAGaaattttcaagaaaggtACTGTGATTGTGAGAGAGTATAAGGAGGAAAACCATGTGGAGCTGCCCTCAGAGAGACAGAAACAGCGTATCGCCAAAGCTCgcaaaaaagcacaaaTTTCTGTTTTGCACGTGGACATTATCAAGGGCGACTTTTG
- the CDR1 gene encoding ATP-binding cassette multidrug transporter — MSEKPFVDAPPPEDGVAHQVSPHDNGSLSEEANSINEYTGFGAHQEGEIRELARTFTNMSHDSGHDLSKTNTSQDLLKYLSHMSEVPGVEPFDPEQISEQLNPDSPNFNAKFWVKNMRKLFDSNPDYYKPSKLGLAYRNLRAYGVAADSDYQPTVSNGLWKMAVDYWHDMRKIDESRCFDILKTMDGYFKPGEVTVVLGRPGSGCSTLLKTIACNTYGFHIGEESQISYDGMTPDEIHKHHRGDVVYSAETDVHFPHLSVGDTLEFAAKLRTPQNRGEVSRLEHAKHMASVTMATYGLSHTRNTPVGNDFVRGVSGGERKRVSIAEVSLSGANIQCWDNATRGLDAATALEFIRALKTSAAILDATPLIAIYQCSQDAYDLFDNVIVLYEGYQIFFGKASEAKQFFLDMGYECPQRQTTADFLTSLTNPEERVVKPGFENKVPRTAKEFSDYWRNSSNYKVLTAGIDKYLAEVADGSQREAYRASHVAKQSDHTRPSSPYTVSFFMQTRYIIGRNFLRMKGDPSIVIFSIFGQGVMGLILSSVFYNLQPTTGSFYYRGAAMFFAVLFNAFASLLEIMSLFEARPIVEKHKKYALYRPSADALASIISELPVKLCMSTCFNFSFYFMVHFRRDPGRFFFYWLFCGLCTLCMSHMFRSLGAVSTSLAAAMTPATSVLLAMVIFTGFVIPIPSMLGWCRWIQYINPVSYVFESLMVNEFHGRKFECAQFVPSGGPYDQVAAVNRVCSTAGARPGEDFVDGTAYLQTSFEYVNAHKWRNLGIVVAYIVVFLGVYIALTEFNKGAMQKGEIALFLRGSLKKVRKQREQNEAKVNDVENNLPNEKISYSDAMEKDSGESSTSDDKLPNQRQIFHWKDLTYQVKIKAENRVILNHVDGWVKPGQITALMGASGAGKTTLLNCLSERLTTGTVTDGVRMVNGHGLDSSFQRSIGYVQQQDIHLATSTVREALTFSAYLRQPSHVSKKEKDEYVDYVIDLLEMGAYSDALVGVAGEGLNVEQRKRLTIGVELVAKPKLLLFLDEPTSGLDSQTAWSICKLMRKLANHGQAILCTIHQPSAILLQEFDRLLFLQKGGKTVYFGDLGKNCQGLIDYFEKHGAHPCPPDANPAEWMLEVVGAAPGSKAAQDYFEVWRNSEEYQEVQRELAYMENELGKLPVDEDPESRKKYATSLIKQYFIVTWRTFQQYWRSPGYIYSKFFLVITASLFNGFAFFHSGTSQQGLQNQMFSMFMFYMPLQTLIQQMLPYYVMQREIYEVREAPSRTFSWFAFIASQITTEIPFQVVLGTVAFFCWYYPVGLYQNATPTDTVHERGALMWLLVTAFYVYTISLGQMVVAFMEIADNAANMVNLMFIMCLNFCGVLATPEALPGFWIFMYRCNPFTYLIQAMLSTGLANTKIVCSSRGILHFQPPSGQTCGQYMQQFISAAGGYLLDESATDQCDFCAMSQTNTFLDSVHAVYSERWRNFGIFIAFIAINMIGTIFFYWLARVPKSSKSKNH, encoded by the coding sequence ATGTCCGAGAAACCTTTTGTCGACGCTCCTCCACCCGAGGATGGCGTTGCTCACCAAGTGCTGCCCCATGACAACGGCAGTCTCAGTGAGGAGGCCAATTCCATCAATGAGTATACTGGTTTTGGTGCTCATCAGGAAGGTGAAATTAGAGAGTTGGCCAGaaccttcaccaacatGTCCCATGACTCCGGCCACGACTTATCCAAAACAAACACATCCCAGGATTTGCTCAAGTACTTGTCCCACATGTCTGAGGTGCCTGGCGTAGAGCCCTTTGACCCAGAGCAGATCAGCGAGCAGTTGAACCCAGACTCGCCCAACTTCAATGCGAAGTTTTGGGTGAAAAATATGCGTAAGTTGTTCGATTCCAACCCTGACTACTATAAGCCTTCAAAGTTGGGACTTGCGTACCGTAATTTGAGAGCCTACGGTGTGGCTGCAGACTCAGACTACCAGCCAACCGTCAGTAACGGGTTGTGGAAAATGGCGGTGGATTACTGGCACGATATGAGAAAAATCGACGAGAGCCGTTGTTTTGACATCTTAAAGACCATGGACGGGTACTTCAAGCCCGGTGAAGTCACGGTGGTGTTGGGTCGTCCTGGTTCTGGTTGTTCCACTTTGCTCAAGACGATTGCATGCAACACGTACGGTTTTCACATTGGCGAAGAATCTCAAATCTCCTATGACGGCATGACTCCAGATGAGATCCACAAACACCACCGTGGTGACGTTGTGTACTCTGCTGAGACCGATGTCCACTTTCCACACTTGAGCGTGGGGGACACTTTGGAATTCGCTGCCAAATTGAGAACGCCTCAAAACAGGGGTGAAGTTTCCAGATTGGAACACGCCAAACACATGGCCTCCGTCACCATGGCCACTTACGGTTTGTCCCACACTAGAAACACTCCTGTGGGTAACGACTTTGTCCGTGGTGTTTCTGGTGGTGAGCGTAAGCGTGTGTCTATTGCCGAGGTTTCCTTGTCTGGTGCGAACATTCAGTGCTGGGATAACGCCACGAGAGGTTTGGATGCCGCCACCGCTTTGGAGTTTATTCGTGCTTTAAAGACCTCCGCGGCCATCTTGGATGCCACCCCTTTGATTGCCATCTACCAGTGTTCCCAGGATGCTTATGACTTGTTTGACAATGTCATTGTCTTGTACGAAGGATATCAGATTTTCTTTGGTAAGGCCAGCGAAGCCAAGcaattcttcttggatATGGGTTACGAGTGCCCTCAGCGTCAAACCACCGCCGATTTCTTGACTTCCTTGACTAATCCAGAGGAGCGTGTTGTTAAGCCTGGGTTCGAAAACAAGGTTCCTCGCACTGCGAAAGAATTCTCCGATTATTGgagaaactcatcaaacTACAAGGTTCTCACTGCAGGCATAGACAAGTACCTTGCCGAGGTGGCCGACGGAAGCCAGAGAGAAGCTTACCGTGCATCCCACGTTGCTAAACAGTCCGACCACACTCGTCCATCTTCTCCTTATACTGTTTCCTTCTTTATGCAGACAAGATACATCATCGGAAGAAATTTCCTTCGAATGAAAGGTGATCCGTCGATTGTCATATTCTCCATCTTTGGTCAAGGTGTCATGGGTTTAATTCTATCGTCCGTTTTTTacaatttgcagccgaCCACCGGCTCCTTCTATTACCGTGGTGCTGCCATGTTTTTTGCTGTGTTGTTCAATGCTTTTGCTTCCTTATTGGAAATCATGTCTTTGTTTGAGGCTCGTCCAATCGTTGAAAAGCATAAAAAGTATGCTTTGTACAGACCTTCTGCTGACGCTCTAGCGTCCATCATCTCGGAACTTCCTGTCAAGCTTTGCATGTCCACGTGTTTCAATTTTTCCTTCTACTTTATGGTTCATTTCAGGCGTGATCCCGGcagattctttttctaCTGGCTCTTCTGTGGTCTCTGTACATTGTGTATGTCCCACATGTTTAGGTCCTTGGGAGCTGTGTCTACTTCTCTCGCGGCTGCTATGACTCCTGCTACTTCGGTATTGTTGGCAATGGTTATCTTTACTGGTTTCGTCATTCCCATTCCGTCGATGTTGGGTTGGTGCAGGTGGATTCAATACATCAATCCTGTGTCTTATGTTTTCGAATCATTGATGGTGAACGAGTTCCATGGTCGTAAATTCGAATGTGCTCAATTTGTGCCTTCAGGAGGACCATATGATCAAGTTGCCGCTGTCAACCGTGTGTGCTCAACCGCAGGTGCCAGACCCGGTGaggattttgttgatggtaCTGCCTATTTGCAGACCTCCTTTGAATATGTGAATGCTCACAAGTGGAGAAATTTGGGTATCGTTGTCGCTTATATCGTCGTCTTTTTGGGCGTCTACATTGCCTTGACCGAATTTAACAAAGGGGCTATGCAAAAGGGTGAGATTgctttgttcttgagaggttctttgaagaaggtcagaaagcaaagagagcagAATGAAGCCAAGGTCAATGATGTAGAGAACAACCTTCCAAATGAGAAGATTTCATATTCCGATGCCATGGAGAAGGACTCTGGCGAATCATCTACTTCTGATGACAAACTTCCTAATCAGAGACAGATTTTCCATTGGAAGGATTTGACTTACCAGgtcaaaatcaaggcaGAAAATCGTGTTATTTTGAATCATGTTGATGGTTGGGTGAAGCCAGGTCAGATCACTGCATTGATGGGTGCTTCTGGTGCTGGTAAGACCACTTTATTGAACTGTTTGTCCGAGCGTCTTACGACTGGTACTGTTACTGACGGTGTAAGAATGGTCAACGGTCACGGTTTGGACTCCTCATTCCAAAGATCGATTGGTTATGTGCAGCAACAAGATATTCATTTGGCAACTTCCACTGTTCGTGAGGCATTGACATTCTCTGCCTACTTAAGACAGCCTTCTCATGtttcaaagaaggaaaaggacGAATACGTCGACTACGTCATTGatttgttggagatgggTGCTTACTCTGATGCTTTGGTTGGTGTTGCTGGTGAGGGTTTAAACGTTGAGCAGCGTAAGAGATTGACAATTGGTGTTGAATTGGTTGCCAAGCCTAAGTTGTTGCTTTTCTTGGATGAGCCTACTTCTGGTTTGGACTCTCAGACTGCTTGGTCTATTTGTAAgttgatgagaaagttggCCAACCACGGTCAAGCTATTTTGTGTACCATCCATCAACCTTCAGCTATCTTGTTACAAGAATTCGACCGtttgttgttcttgcaaAAAGGTGGTAAGACTGTATATTTCGGTGACTTGGGCAAGAACTGTCAAGGTTTAATCGATTACTTTGAGAAGCACGGTGCCCATCCATGTCCTCCAGATGCTAATCCCGCTGAATGGATGTTGGAGGTTGTGGGTGCTGCTCCTGGTTCTAAGGCTGCTCAGGATTACTTCGAAGTTTGGAGAAACTCAGAGGAATACCAGGAAGTTCAGCGTGAATTGGCTTACATGGAAAATGAATTGGGTAAATTGCCTGTGGATGAGGACCCGGAGTCCAGAAAGAAGTACGCCACTTCTCTCATCAAACAGTATTTCATTGTCACTTGGAGAACGTTCCAGCAATATTGGAGAAGCCCTGGTTACATTTATTCGAAGTTTTTCTTAGTTATTACGGCGTCTTTGTTCAATGGTTTTGCCTTCTTCCACAGTGGTACCTCTCAGCAGGGTTTGCAGAATCAAATGTTTTCCATGTTTATGTTTTACATGCCCTTGCAAACATTGATTCAGCAGATGTTGCCATATTACGTTATGCAAAGAGAAATCTATGAAGTGAGAGAAGCACCATCGAGGACATTTAGTTGGTTTGCTTTCATCGCCTCTCAGATTACTACTGAAATTCCTTTCCAGGTTGTTCTTGGTACCGTTGCTTTCTTCTGTTGGTACTACCCTGTTGGACTATACCAAAATGCTACGCCAACTGACACTGTTCATGAGCGTGGTGCTTTAATGTGGTTATTGGTGACTGCGTTTTACGTCTACACAATCTCATTGGGTCAAATGGTTGTTGCTTTCATGGAAATTGCTGACAACGCTGCTAACATGGTCAATTTGATGTTCATCATGTGTTTGAACTTCTGTGGTGTTCTTGCCACTCCGGAGGCATTGCCAGGTTTCTGGATTTTCATGTACAGATGTAACCCATTCACGTACTTGATTCAAGCCATGTTGAGTACTGGTTTGGCCAACACCAAGATCGTGTGCTCTTCTAGAGGAATCTTGCACTTCCAGCCCCCAAGTGGTCAAACTTGTGGCCAGTACATGCAACAATTCATTTCAGCAGCCGGTGGCTACTTGCTTGATGAAAGTGCTACTGATCAGTGTGACTTTTGTGCCATGTCTCAAACAAACACTTTCTTGGATTCCGTCCACGCGGTTTATTCTgagagatggagaaacTTTGGTATCTTCATCGCTTTCATCGCTATCAACATGATCGGTACCATATTTTTCTACTGGCTTGCAAGAGTGCCAAAATCTTCCAAGTCTAAAAACCACTAA
- the RUB1 gene encoding NEDD8 family protein translates to MQVKVKTLTGRDIPVDVESSDKVIRIKEMMEEKEGIPPAQQRLIFNGSQLNDEITIEESGIQAGASLHLVLTLRGGC, encoded by the coding sequence ATGCAAGTAAAGGTCAAGACCTTGACTGGAAGAGACATCCCAGTGGATGTCGAGTCATCTGACAAAGTTATTCGCATTAAGGAAATGatggaggaaaaagaaggcatTCCTCCTGCACAACAAAGATTGATCTTCAACGGCTCTCAGTTGAACGACGAGATCACCATCGAAGAGTCGGGGATTCAGGCTGGCGCCTCGTTGCATTTAGTTTTGACCCTAAgaggaggctgctga